From one Pedobacter faecalis genomic stretch:
- a CDS encoding SRPBCC family protein codes for MESKDKIQVTVQATVAAALGRVWDMWTSPTHIMQWNNASDDWHTPFTEADLRKGGKFRSTMAAKDGSMSFDFEGTYTDLEEHRLIGYEMPDGRKVSVSFTESPAGVQIVETFDAENEHPVDMQRAGWQAILDNFKKYAENH; via the coding sequence ATGGAATCTAAAGACAAAATTCAGGTTACTGTGCAAGCCACGGTGGCCGCAGCACTTGGTAGGGTATGGGATATGTGGACCAGTCCGACCCATATTATGCAATGGAATAACGCATCGGACGATTGGCATACGCCTTTCACGGAAGCCGACTTACGTAAGGGCGGCAAATTCCGGTCGACCATGGCTGCAAAAGACGGCAGTATGAGTTTCGATTTTGAAGGCACTTATACAGATCTGGAAGAACACCGCCTCATAGGATATGAAATGCCTGATGGAAGAAAAGTTAGTGTAAGTTTTACTGAAAGCCCGGCCGGCGTCCAAATTGTGGAAACTTTTGACGCTGAAAACGAGCATCCGGTTGATATGCAACGCGCTGGCTGGCAGGCGATTTTAGACAATTTCAAAAAGTACGCGGAAAATCATTAG
- a CDS encoding CinA family protein, translated as MENAIVTACTELLIDKGLTIAFAESATAGRLTSEFALAGNAGKFLKGGLACYDACIKEELLKVPDELVQKFTPESAEVTEAIAKGLASLIEADIHVGITGLTTSGGSETLEKPVGTMFIHAMLRSEHLFQERIVFTGEQEQIVVSTVIRTAELLYEHLSSRFA; from the coding sequence ATGGAGAATGCAATTGTTACGGCCTGTACGGAACTACTAATTGACAAGGGACTTACCATTGCATTTGCGGAAAGTGCCACGGCTGGCAGGCTTACATCGGAATTCGCGCTTGCGGGAAATGCCGGCAAGTTTTTAAAAGGCGGGCTTGCGTGTTACGACGCCTGCATCAAAGAAGAATTACTGAAGGTTCCGGATGAACTGGTACAGAAATTTACACCGGAGTCTGCCGAGGTAACGGAAGCCATAGCAAAAGGACTTGCTTCGCTAATTGAAGCCGACATTCATGTAGGCATCACCGGGTTAACGACATCGGGTGGCAGCGAAACCCTGGAAAAGCCGGTGGGCACGATGTTCATCCATGCGATGTTGAGATCGGAACATTTATTTCAGGAACGCATTGTATTTACCGGCGAGCAGGAGCAAATCGTCGTTTCTACGGTGATACGCACGGCAGAACTGCTGTATGAACATCTCAGTTCACGTTTTGCCTGA
- the surE gene encoding 5'/3'-nucleotidase SurE, with translation MKILITNDDGIYSPGISALAKVALGFGEVRVVAPDVEQSSMGHAITHSRPLTIKKSPVNFPGIQAYRVNGTPADCAALGLHIFPDTDVVLSGINMGPNLGNSMWHSGTLAAAKQAVLLGVKAIALSTPVENTEPDFELLAPFVEQSLDLLLKDTALGLYNVNYPPKPQGLKWTRQSVRLYDGRVEPGQDPMGRKHYWITVTPLEAAEEGTDRWAVENSFVSITPLRLDLTNETELTQKKAKK, from the coding sequence ATGAAGATCCTTATCACCAACGACGACGGTATATATAGTCCGGGTATTTCTGCGCTCGCAAAAGTGGCGCTCGGCTTTGGAGAAGTGCGCGTTGTAGCGCCCGATGTAGAACAGTCATCCATGGGACATGCTATAACCCATTCAAGGCCACTTACAATCAAAAAATCGCCTGTTAATTTTCCTGGAATCCAGGCGTATCGGGTCAACGGTACTCCGGCAGATTGTGCTGCCCTTGGCCTGCACATATTTCCGGACACCGATGTCGTGCTCTCCGGAATCAATATGGGGCCAAATCTTGGAAATTCCATGTGGCATTCAGGTACACTCGCCGCGGCTAAGCAGGCGGTACTTTTAGGTGTCAAAGCTATTGCACTAAGTACGCCTGTAGAAAATACAGAGCCTGACTTTGAACTTTTGGCGCCTTTCGTCGAACAGTCGCTCGACCTGTTGTTGAAAGACACTGCTTTAGGGCTGTACAACGTCAATTATCCGCCAAAGCCGCAGGGCTTAAAATGGACCAGGCAGTCGGTAAGGTTATATGACGGCCGCGTTGAACCTGGCCAGGATCCAATGGGCAGGAAACACTATTGGATTACCGTTACACCGCTCGAAGCTGCCGAAGAGGGAACAGACCGCTGGGCGGTTGAAAATAGTTTCGTGTCCATAACCCCCCTGAGGCTCGATCTTACTAATGAAACAGAGTTGACACAAAAAAAAGCAAAGAAATAA
- a CDS encoding diacylglycerol/lipid kinase family protein translates to MKKTARLVHLIHNPNAGEGEYSKDHIISLIEEHGYKCAYSTSKELMLERIDPATDFIAIAGGDGTIRRTIMNLLDQKLKYKRPIALLPFGTANNIATSLGIPQDNVSNISSWTNGHLKKYDVGQITGNAKTAYFIEAFGFGIFTRLMNDLKETDTSGIKTPEQEFAFALKEALRIAQTYEPVSYNLNMDGQQLTGRALWIEVMNISSLGPRLTLSLDADPGDGYFDVVVVNEEERPQLEKYISDKCASKNPVFPFKSIRAKKLQVEWAGKDVHIDDEIFEASDPAKFDVFLLDSLIEIVTAD, encoded by the coding sequence ATGAAAAAAACAGCCAGGCTCGTCCATCTTATCCATAACCCTAATGCAGGAGAGGGTGAATATTCAAAAGATCACATTATATCGCTCATTGAGGAACATGGCTATAAGTGCGCCTACTCCACGTCAAAAGAACTAATGCTTGAGCGTATTGATCCGGCTACAGATTTCATTGCCATAGCCGGCGGTGATGGAACAATCAGGAGAACAATCATGAATCTGCTCGACCAAAAACTGAAATATAAACGCCCAATAGCCCTACTGCCTTTTGGGACGGCAAATAATATCGCAACCTCGCTCGGCATACCTCAGGACAATGTGAGCAATATATCTTCGTGGACGAATGGACATTTGAAGAAGTACGATGTGGGCCAGATTACGGGCAACGCAAAAACGGCCTATTTTATTGAAGCCTTTGGTTTCGGGATTTTTACCAGGTTGATGAACGATCTAAAGGAAACAGATACCAGCGGGATCAAAACTCCCGAGCAGGAATTTGCCTTCGCGCTCAAAGAGGCTTTAAGGATCGCCCAAACATATGAACCTGTCTCGTACAATTTGAATATGGACGGGCAGCAACTTACCGGAAGGGCACTGTGGATCGAGGTTATGAATATCTCCAGTTTGGGGCCACGGCTAACGCTGAGCCTAGATGCCGATCCTGGTGACGGATACTTTGACGTTGTTGTTGTCAATGAGGAGGAACGCCCTCAGCTTGAGAAATATATATCAGACAAATGCGCATCGAAAAATCCCGTTTTTCCTTTCAAATCTATACGGGCTAAGAAACTACAGGTAGAATGGGCAGGCAAAGATGTGCATATCGACGACGAGATATTTGAAGCTTCAGATCCTGCAAAGTTTGATGTCTTTCTTCTTGACAGTCTGATAGAGATCGTAACTGCGGACTGA
- a CDS encoding glycoside hydrolase family 172 protein, protein MMRKLYFFIFILFSGVLTKAQKTRVSLETELGKLAAIADLPKYLSNTTVHQFSSYDRTGNNDDGFSGKYSFIRKEKDSSLVIFEARGKGVINRIWTPTPTDDILDFYFDGSTKPSYSIKFSDLFSGKVFPFVAPLTGNELGGFFCYLPISYRNGCKIVFRGKQLQFYQIQYRIYPNNANVETFSAQVALNAKPALEALKKSWENPRPIGTTPIHVSTVLMPGKSVTLADLNHSGRITGMRIGNAEAFRGLNKLVSIKMTWDDEAPAVYMPLADFFGYAYGRESMQSLLLGTAANVNYCYFPMPFENKAKIELIYHEDGETKPIQVEADIFVNNEKYDPKTEGKFYSFWHADKVTEAGKPHLFLEGKGRGHYVGTLLQAQGLEPGMTLFFEGDDVMTVDGELRMHGTGSEDYFNGGWYALLDRWDTKMSLPLHGALDYSLTFARTGGYRLFIGDKIPFNKQILHTMEHGPENNNKRGDYTSVAFYYADKMITQNQAEPVGDLVRVYIPDTMTVYPQLTKYSISGAVKIDGSVLHSTTGGQVKMDLSELPKGHYKLYMDIVKSPDGATVSIWQRQKLAAEAFSFYSDKREDLKNVYVCDIDLDDFKNAITLHFKRDDRRSIVNLNRLILVKEKK, encoded by the coding sequence ATGATGAGAAAACTTTACTTTTTTATTTTTATTTTATTTAGTGGCGTTCTGACTAAAGCTCAGAAAACACGAGTATCCCTGGAGACGGAACTGGGCAAACTAGCCGCTATTGCCGACCTGCCTAAGTATCTGAGCAACACAACTGTTCATCAGTTCTCGTCGTATGACCGGACCGGCAACAATGATGACGGCTTTAGCGGAAAGTATTCATTCATCCGAAAAGAGAAAGACAGTTCGCTGGTCATTTTTGAGGCCAGGGGAAAAGGGGTAATTAATCGCATCTGGACTCCAACCCCAACAGATGATATCCTTGATTTTTATTTCGATGGGTCGACTAAGCCCTCTTATTCAATTAAGTTCTCTGATCTTTTTTCCGGAAAGGTTTTTCCCTTTGTAGCGCCGCTTACCGGAAATGAACTCGGGGGATTCTTTTGTTATCTGCCTATATCCTACAGAAATGGATGTAAGATTGTCTTTCGTGGCAAGCAGCTTCAGTTCTATCAGATTCAATACAGGATTTATCCAAACAATGCCAACGTAGAAACCTTCAGTGCTCAGGTGGCCTTAAACGCCAAACCTGCTTTGGAGGCTTTGAAAAAATCGTGGGAAAATCCGAGGCCGATCGGAACAACACCCATACATGTTTCTACAGTCTTAATGCCAGGAAAATCGGTTACGCTGGCGGATCTGAATCATTCAGGTCGCATCACTGGTATGCGTATCGGCAACGCTGAAGCGTTCAGAGGTTTGAACAAGCTGGTCTCGATAAAAATGACCTGGGATGATGAGGCCCCGGCGGTGTATATGCCTCTTGCAGATTTCTTCGGCTACGCCTATGGCCGTGAGTCGATGCAAAGCCTCTTGCTCGGAACAGCCGCAAACGTCAATTATTGCTATTTCCCTATGCCGTTTGAAAATAAGGCAAAAATAGAGTTGATTTATCATGAGGACGGTGAGACCAAACCAATACAGGTTGAAGCAGATATCTTCGTGAACAATGAGAAATACGACCCCAAAACCGAAGGTAAATTTTACAGTTTTTGGCATGCGGATAAGGTTACTGAAGCTGGAAAACCTCACCTGTTTCTTGAAGGAAAAGGTAGAGGGCATTATGTTGGAACGCTACTGCAGGCGCAAGGTCTGGAGCCTGGTATGACCTTATTTTTTGAGGGCGATGACGTGATGACGGTTGATGGTGAACTCAGGATGCATGGTACCGGATCTGAGGATTATTTCAATGGTGGCTGGTATGCACTGCTCGACAGATGGGACACTAAGATGAGCCTTCCGCTACACGGTGCTCTCGATTATTCGCTGACATTTGCAAGAACCGGCGGCTACAGACTGTTTATTGGCGACAAGATTCCGTTCAACAAGCAAATACTGCATACCATGGAGCACGGCCCTGAAAACAACAACAAACGGGGCGATTATACTTCGGTTGCTTTTTACTATGCAGACAAGATGATTACGCAAAACCAGGCGGAACCGGTTGGCGACCTTGTTAGGGTTTACATTCCTGATACGATGACGGTATATCCGCAACTTACAAAATACAGTATCTCGGGCGCTGTAAAAATCGATGGGAGTGTGTTGCACTCGACAACAGGCGGACAGGTGAAAATGGATTTGAGTGAGTTGCCAAAAGGACATTACAAGTTGTACATGGATATAGTTAAATCGCCCGATGGCGCAACTGTTTCTATTTGGCAAAGACAGAAACTGGCTGCTGAGGCTTTCTCGTTCTACTCAGATAAAAGAGAAGATCTGAAGAATGTCTATGTGTGTGACATTGATCTGGATGACTTTAAAAATGCGATCACACTGCACTTTAAACGTGATGATCGAAGATCAATAGTAAATTTGAACAGGCTGATATTGGTAAAAGAAAAGAAGTAG
- a CDS encoding M16 family metallopeptidase, translating to MLNRTLAPESKMVDDITFFEPVRHELDNGIPVFIINAGQQELVRIEFIFNNVNWNPSRPLQAAAVSQLINNGTHELSAKEIADHVDYYGAFLQTEYGADHSSVKLYTLNKHLQNVLPVIFSILNESDFSDHELSIYTQNQKQSLQVNLQKNDFLARKAFANELFGQTAYGAGIEPEDYDRLTRSQLLEYFHAAYTPWNCTVIAAGRFTGSELAVLNNIFGKPWVNQGPTTVNKFTFDMPQGREVLIDRPDALQSAIRMGTIAINRQHPDFPGLQVLNCVLGGYFGSRLMANIREDKGYTYGIGSAVASMKDAGYFFLATEVGTEVCTSAMDEIEKEILILQQDVIPVQELDLVRNYMLGSMLGSLENAFSHADKFKNIYFAGLGYDYYERYINTIKTIEAAELRQLANTYLDTQQFTKVIAGKK from the coding sequence ATGCTTAACAGGACGCTGGCACCCGAGTCGAAAATGGTCGACGACATTACATTTTTTGAACCTGTAAGGCATGAGCTTGACAATGGCATCCCTGTATTCATAATCAATGCTGGTCAGCAGGAACTGGTGCGAATTGAGTTCATCTTTAACAATGTAAACTGGAATCCATCAAGGCCACTTCAGGCTGCCGCGGTCAGCCAGTTGATCAATAATGGTACCCACGAGCTTAGCGCTAAAGAAATCGCTGATCATGTAGACTACTATGGCGCTTTCCTTCAAACTGAATATGGAGCTGATCATTCCAGTGTAAAACTGTATACGCTCAACAAACACCTGCAAAATGTGTTACCTGTGATCTTTTCCATCTTAAACGAAAGTGATTTCTCCGACCATGAGCTCAGCATATACACACAAAACCAAAAACAATCATTACAGGTCAATCTTCAGAAGAACGACTTTCTTGCCCGGAAGGCATTCGCAAATGAATTGTTCGGCCAAACTGCATATGGTGCAGGTATCGAACCAGAGGATTACGACCGGCTAACCAGATCGCAACTGCTTGAGTATTTCCATGCCGCATATACTCCCTGGAATTGTACTGTGATAGCGGCGGGCAGGTTTACCGGCAGCGAACTGGCCGTGTTGAACAATATCTTTGGAAAGCCCTGGGTTAATCAAGGTCCGACAACTGTTAACAAGTTCACTTTTGATATGCCTCAAGGCCGAGAAGTCCTTATCGATCGGCCCGATGCCTTGCAATCGGCCATCCGGATGGGTACGATAGCCATCAACCGTCAACATCCGGATTTTCCGGGACTGCAAGTGCTCAATTGCGTACTGGGTGGGTATTTTGGGTCGCGGCTCATGGCCAATATCCGCGAAGATAAAGGCTACACCTACGGAATAGGGTCTGCTGTAGCCTCAATGAAAGATGCCGGATACTTTTTTCTGGCTACAGAGGTAGGTACAGAGGTATGCACATCGGCCATGGATGAAATTGAGAAAGAGATATTGATTTTGCAGCAGGACGTTATACCCGTACAAGAGCTCGACCTTGTGCGTAACTACATGCTTGGATCAATGTTAGGAAGCCTCGAAAATGCCTTTTCTCATGCAGATAAATTTAAAAACATCTATTTCGCCGGCTTGGGGTACGACTATTACGAACGTTATATCAACACTATAAAAACAATAGAAGCTGCCGAACTTCGGCAGCTTGCGAACACATATCTTGATACACAGCAATTTACGAAGGTAATTGCGGGAAAGAAGTAG
- a CDS encoding M16 family metallopeptidase, with amino-acid sequence MVDFNRFTLSNGLRVLVHEDNTTPMAVLNILYDVGARDEEEGKTGFAHLFEHLMFGGSVNIPVYDEPLQRVGGENNAFTSNDITNYYITLPAANLETAFWLESDRMLSLAFSEKSLETQRNVVCEEFKQRYLNQPYGDVWLKLRPLAYKTHPYRWATIGQDLEQIETAKMEDVKAFFNKHYSPANAIMVVGGNVNTNEVLALAEKWFAPIPSGTRYERNLPSEAPQTEVRRETTYAEVPLDAIYMAFKMPPRSHPEYQTYDLMSDILSQGQSSRLYNSLLKDQQLFSDIHAYITSSIDEGLFIVEGKLVKGVPIRTAEQAIWTELKKLRHHEVSEQELTKVKNKSESIMMFAEMSLLDKAMNLAYYELLGDADLLNTEIERYLGVTSKRIQEAANATFTEEKCSILYYLTTDHA; translated from the coding sequence ATGGTAGATTTTAACCGGTTCACTTTATCCAATGGGCTTCGCGTTCTTGTACACGAAGATAACACAACCCCAATGGCTGTTTTAAATATTTTGTACGATGTCGGCGCCAGGGATGAGGAGGAAGGTAAAACGGGTTTCGCGCATCTGTTCGAACACCTTATGTTCGGCGGCTCCGTCAATATCCCGGTTTATGATGAGCCTTTGCAACGTGTTGGCGGAGAAAATAACGCATTTACAAGCAACGACATTACCAACTATTACATTACCCTTCCTGCCGCGAATCTCGAAACAGCCTTCTGGCTGGAAAGCGATCGCATGCTTAGCCTGGCCTTTTCGGAGAAAAGTCTCGAAACACAAAGAAATGTGGTATGCGAAGAATTTAAGCAACGTTATCTGAATCAGCCCTACGGCGATGTATGGCTTAAACTCCGGCCATTAGCATACAAAACACATCCATACCGCTGGGCAACAATTGGTCAGGATCTTGAACAGATAGAGACCGCCAAAATGGAAGATGTAAAGGCCTTTTTCAATAAGCATTACAGCCCAGCCAATGCCATCATGGTTGTTGGGGGCAATGTCAATACCAACGAGGTATTAGCTTTGGCCGAGAAATGGTTTGCGCCAATTCCCTCAGGTACGCGCTATGAGCGAAATCTGCCTTCGGAAGCGCCGCAGACCGAGGTTCGACGGGAAACGACGTATGCAGAAGTGCCTCTTGACGCTATTTATATGGCCTTTAAGATGCCCCCGCGCAGCCACCCCGAGTATCAGACCTATGATCTGATGTCCGACATCCTTTCGCAGGGTCAGTCGTCCAGGTTATATAACAGTTTGCTCAAAGATCAACAGTTGTTTAGCGATATACACGCATATATTACCAGCAGTATAGATGAGGGACTGTTTATCGTAGAAGGGAAGTTGGTTAAGGGAGTTCCGATCCGGACAGCAGAACAAGCTATATGGACAGAACTTAAAAAACTCCGGCATCATGAGGTATCCGAACAAGAGCTCACCAAAGTAAAAAATAAATCAGAATCCATAATGATGTTTGCGGAAATGAGTTTGCTCGACAAGGCCATGAATTTGGCTTACTACGAACTGCTCGGCGATGCGGATCTCCTCAATACGGAGATTGAAAGATATCTCGGTGTTACGTCCAAGCGCATACAGGAAGCTGCAAATGCAACCTTCACAGAGGAAAAATGTTCTATTCTATATTACTTAACTACTGATCATGCTTAA
- the mqnC gene encoding cyclic dehypoxanthinyl futalosine synthase produces METANLLQRALDFDFLTIEEGMYLYHHAATAELAFVANELRKKQVPDGKVTWQIDRNVNTTNVCIANCKFCNFFRRPGHEESYITDIDTYKVKIEETFRLGGDQLLLQGGHHPDLGLDFYANLFRQLKELYPDLKLHALGPPEIAHVAKLEGKSHTEVLRTLKEAGLDSLPGAGAEILNDRVRRLISKGKCGGQEWLDVMRAAHQLDITTSATMMFGHVETIEERFEHLVWIRQVQHEKPADANGFLAFIPWPFQDDGTLLKRLRGISNNVSGDEYIRMLALSRIMLPNVKNIQASWLTVGKTVAQLCLHAGANDFGSIMIEENVVSAAGAPHRFTASGIQTAIREAGFEPQLRGQKYNYRDLPEHLEEQVITY; encoded by the coding sequence ATGGAAACTGCCAATTTGCTGCAAAGGGCTCTCGATTTTGACTTCCTGACGATAGAGGAAGGTATGTACCTTTATCATCATGCGGCGACCGCTGAGCTTGCTTTCGTGGCCAATGAGCTCAGAAAGAAACAGGTACCGGATGGCAAAGTGACCTGGCAAATTGACCGGAATGTGAATACGACCAATGTCTGTATCGCAAACTGTAAATTTTGCAACTTCTTCCGAAGGCCTGGCCACGAGGAGAGTTATATCACGGATATTGACACGTATAAGGTTAAAATTGAAGAGACGTTCAGACTAGGCGGTGATCAGTTGCTTTTGCAGGGCGGTCACCACCCGGATCTTGGCCTTGACTTTTACGCTAACCTGTTCAGACAACTTAAGGAGCTTTATCCGGACCTGAAACTTCATGCATTAGGCCCGCCAGAGATTGCACACGTTGCCAAACTGGAGGGGAAGTCGCATACCGAGGTACTTCGCACGTTAAAAGAGGCAGGCTTGGATTCTCTGCCTGGCGCCGGAGCGGAGATTCTGAACGACAGGGTAAGGCGACTTATCTCTAAAGGCAAATGCGGCGGACAGGAATGGCTGGATGTCATGCGTGCAGCCCATCAGCTTGACATTACCACCTCAGCCACGATGATGTTTGGTCATGTGGAAACGATTGAGGAACGTTTTGAGCATCTGGTATGGATCAGGCAGGTGCAGCATGAAAAGCCAGCGGATGCAAACGGGTTCCTTGCGTTTATACCATGGCCATTTCAGGATGACGGAACCTTGCTGAAAAGACTAAGAGGGATCAGCAACAATGTGTCGGGGGATGAATATATCAGGATGCTGGCTTTAAGCAGGATTATGCTGCCTAACGTAAAAAATATACAGGCTTCCTGGCTCACCGTTGGAAAAACAGTTGCCCAACTTTGCCTGCATGCAGGGGCTAACGACTTTGGGTCTATCATGATTGAAGAGAATGTGGTATCGGCTGCCGGTGCGCCCCATCGCTTTACAGCAAGCGGTATACAGACTGCAATCCGGGAAGCAGGATTTGAGCCGCAGCTACGGGGCCAAAAATACAACTACCGGGATTTGCCGGAGCATCTGGAGGAGCAGGTTATCACTTATTAA
- a CDS encoding LytR/AlgR family response regulator transcription factor has translation MNAIIVDDEEFARSSLFFLLQDNCPQIHISGIAKSVAEARILLAQNQVDLIFLDIAMPGENGFELISTANEHNAHVIFTTAYDQYALKAIKANALEYLLKPIDIDELKEAVEKAMRYIPANKTDSDRGKRLGNLAENLADRSGITKITLPNGQGYSLIDVDDIVYIEADSNYSVFHLRNGDQITVSKVLKEYEEILPDDRFLRIHKSSIINLNDLKEFNFKHGYQAIMKSGEKITVSRRRAAELSERLRSYTDLHGEK, from the coding sequence TTGAATGCCATTATCGTAGATGACGAGGAATTTGCAAGATCATCACTGTTTTTTTTGCTACAAGACAATTGTCCGCAAATACACATTTCGGGTATTGCCAAATCGGTAGCCGAGGCACGGATTTTACTTGCGCAAAACCAGGTAGATTTGATTTTCCTGGACATTGCGATGCCCGGAGAGAATGGCTTTGAGCTGATTTCCACTGCCAACGAGCACAATGCTCATGTAATTTTTACGACTGCATACGATCAGTATGCCCTCAAAGCGATTAAGGCCAATGCCCTGGAGTACTTACTTAAGCCAATCGATATTGATGAGCTGAAGGAGGCGGTTGAAAAAGCGATGAGATATATTCCCGCGAATAAAACAGATTCCGACCGCGGCAAGCGACTTGGAAACCTAGCTGAAAACCTTGCTGACAGGAGCGGGATCACAAAAATCACCTTGCCGAATGGCCAGGGCTACAGCCTAATTGACGTCGATGACATCGTTTATATCGAAGCCGACAGTAATTACTCTGTTTTTCATTTAAGGAACGGGGATCAGATTACGGTTTCCAAGGTACTGAAGGAATACGAGGAAATTTTGCCAGACGACAGATTTCTGCGGATACACAAATCCAGCATTATTAACCTCAACGACTTGAAGGAATTTAACTTCAAGCATGGTTACCAGGCAATTATGAAGTCTGGGGAGAAAATCACCGTATCGAGGCGGCGGGCAGCGGAGCTTTCAGAGCGTTTAAGATCATATACTGACCTTCATGGCGAAAAGTAG